A part of Miscanthus floridulus cultivar M001 chromosome 6, ASM1932011v1, whole genome shotgun sequence genomic DNA contains:
- the LOC136461648 gene encoding kinesin-like protein KIN-14A isoform X2: MTEPRRLSFRDGRLASRKAEEAALRRHQAAAWLQAMVGSFGLAPYPSEQEFVASLRNGIVLCKAINKLQPGAVAKIITNAPCDSQPLTAFQYFENIRNFLVAVNKLKLPSFEASDLDKDNLDAGTVGKIVDCVISLKSYHEWKQAGGANGPIKYMKSPLAVRSSHIQSENVALGPSPSQKCLYLTEADADTLPFQNVDPNMKEAVEKLQKVIVDSMLSYKENFDQDILKKDPTKLIGAVLANQLGKEQLLSPEKLMVENEPTHCIEHSNSQIENKQLLLQAHETELLDLKKMFQDVKVNFRCLQTQFLDDMAKLGENIQDLSKAALGYNQAVKENRNLYNMLQELRGNIRVFCRIRPLLNSESISSIEHIGTDGSVMVCDPVKPQSARKIFQFNKVFGPTTTQDEVYKETQPLVRSVMDGYNVCIFAYGQTGSGKTHTMCGPSGGLSKDFGINYRALNDLFNISTSREDVKYDIRVQMVEIYNEQVRDLLNENRSSTKLDIRASLNNGLLNLPDAKICPVQSPSDVINLMQLGEKHRASGSTAINHRSSRSHSILTVHVNGKDIAGNVSRSSLHLVDLAGSERVDRSEATGDRLKEAQHINKSLSCLGDVINALAQKNSHIPYRNSKLTQLLQSSLGGNAKTLMFSHISPEAESCAETLSTLKFAQRASTVELGTAHANKESSEIRELKEQVDTLKKALASKELEKSSLKLKENATTSERTKQVLDRTPPRPRRLSLENASSDKARMPERKILKSPRSAMGITHDKECNTDGFRHTNHHESLIKMPVTCAEDLVREEEKIICTVDTVEFCQLPSEVYNLLKQSGLNTPEAAPCRSRNLCTEASCGDAPSTAKLEKIMTGTAVKKGSHLRKSIQSSIGRLIHGTERRNVQHSAQGTPTKITANACHNIASPVTADIRLRRRQSLTGIPPPPSTMSRRSSLGGKSDTSSNDKRGAKTPPPVNSAAKAKR, translated from the exons ATGACGGAGCCGCGCAGGCTGTCGTTCCGCGACGGCCGCCTCGCGTCGCGGAAGGCGGAGGAAGCAG CATTGAGGCGGCATCAGGCTGCAGCCTGGCTCCAAGCAATGGTGGGCTCCTTCGGCCTGGCCCCTTATCCGTCGGAGCAGGAATTTGTTGCTTCTCTAAGGAATGGCATTGTTCTATGCAAGGCAATCAACAAGTTACAGCCTGGTGCTGTGGCCAAGATTATCACAAATGCCCCCTGCGATAGCCAGCCGTTGACGGCTTTTCAGTATTTCGAGAACATCCGCAACTTCTTAGTTGCTGTGAACAAACTGAAGCTGCCGAGTTTTGAGGCATCTGATTTAGATAAG GACAATCTTGATGCTGGGACAGTGGGCAAGATTGTCGACTGTGTAATTTCATTGAAGTCTTACCATGAATGGAAGCAAGCCGGCGGAGCCAATGGGCCTATCAAGTACATGAAATCACCTCTTGCAGTGCGTTCTTCACATATTCAATCCGAAAATGTTGCTTTGGGACCTTCTCCTTCCCAAAAGTGTCTATACTTGACAGAGGCTGATGCTGACACACtgccatttcaaaatgtagatccTAACATGAAAG AGGCAGTGGAGAAACTTCAGAAAGTTATAGTAGATTCTATGTTGAGTTATAAGGAAAATTTTGACCAAGACATTCTGAAAAAG GATCCAACAAAGCTTATTGGTGCTGTTTTAGCAAATCAGCTGGGAAAAGAACAG CTTTTATCTCCAGAAAAGCTTATGGTGGAGAATGAGCCAACTCATTGTATTGAG CATTCCAACTCACAAATTGAGAACAAACAGTTGCTGTTGCAAGCACATGAAACTGAACTTTTG GACCTCAAGAAAATGTTTCAAGATGTTAAAGTCAACTTCAGGTGTTTGCAGACCCAATTTCTAGATGACATGGCCAAATTAG GTGAAAATATCCAAGATCTTTCCAAAGCTGCCCTTGGTTATAACCAAGCTGTAAAAGAAAACAGAAACTTGTATAACATGCTTCAAGAACTGCGAG GAAATATCCGAGTCTTCTGCCGGATAAGGCCACTTCTTAATTCAGAGTCTATTTCTTCAATCGAACATATTGGAACCGATGGGTCAGTGATGGTCTGTGATCCAGTTAAACCACAAAGTGCACGTAAAATCTTCCAGTTCAACAAAGTTTTTGGGCCAACAACTACTCAAG ATGAGGTGTATAAGGAGACACAACCTTTGGTTAGATCTGTCATGGATGGATATAACGTATGCATATTTGCTTATGGGCAGACAGGTTCCGGCAAAACCCATACAATG TGTGGTCCATCTGGTGGGCTGTCCAAGGATTTTGGAATTAATTACAGAGCCTTGAATGATCTCTTCAACATATCAACTTCTAGAGAGGATGTCAAATATGATATACGGGTGCAGATGGTTGAAATATACAATGAACAAGTTCGTGATCTTCTAAATGAGAACAGATCAAGCACAAA ATTAGATATAAGGGCTTCCTTGAACAATGGTTTATTGAACCTTCCAGATGCAAAGATCTGCCCAGTGCAGTCTCCTTCTGATGTAATCAATTTGATGCAGTTGGGTGAAAAGCACCGAGCTTCCGGATCAACAGCAATAAACCATAGAAGCAGTCGTTCCCACAG TATCTTAACTGTCCATGTAAATGGAAAGGACATTGCTGGCAATGTGAGCCGTAGCAGTTTGCACTTGGTGGATCTTGCAGGAAGCGAAAGGGTTGATAGGTCAGAAGCCACAGGAGACAGATTGAAGGAGGCTCAGCATATTAACAAGTCCCTCTCCTGCCTTGGAGATGTCATCAACGCATTAGCACAGAAGAACTCTCACATTCCTTACAGAAATAGTAAACTCACCCAACTACTACAGAGTTCATTAG GGGGGAATGCAAAAACGCTAATGTTTTCCCACATAAGTCCGGAAGCAGAATCTTGTGCAGAAACCCTTAGTACACTGAAATTTGCTCAGAGGGCTTCTACTGTAGAACTTGGAACTGCACACGCAAACAAAGAAAGCAGTGAAATAAGAGAGCTTAAAGAACAG GTAGACACTCTGAAAAAGGCATTAGCAAGCAAAGAACTGGAAAAATCATCTCTTAAACTGAAGGAAAATGCAACCACAAGTGAGAGAACAAAGCAAGTACTGGATCGCACACCCCCTAGGCCACGGAGATTAAGCCTAGAGAATGCTAGTTCTGATAAAGCCAGGATGCCAGAAAGAAAAATACTGAAATCGCCTCGTTCAGCTATGGGTATAACCCATGACAAGGAATGCAACACTGATGGCTTCCGTCACACCAACCACCACGAATCACTAATAAAG ATGCCAGTGACATGCGCTGAAGATCTTGTTAGAGAGGAGGAGAAGATAATTTGTACAGTTGATACAGTGGAATTTTGTCAGCTACCCTCTGAAGTTTATAATCTACTTAAGCAATCAGGATTAAATACTCCAGAGGCAGCACCATGTAGGTCAAGGAACCTGTGCACTGAAGCAAGTTGCGGTGATGCTCCTTCCACCGCCAAATTGGAGAAAATAATGACAGGTACTGCAGTGAAGAAAGGATCTCATCTAAGGAAGTCAATTCAAAGCAGCATAGGGAGATTGATTCACGGCACTGAAAGAAG GAACGTGCAACATTCAGCACAAGGGACTCCAACTAAAATCACAGCCAACGCGTGCCATAATATTGCCTCCCCAGTTACAGCTGATATTAGGTTAAGGAGAAGACAGTCACTGACAGGTATCCCACCACCGCCGTCAACTATGTCACGCAGATCTTCTCTTGGAGGGAAGTCGGATACAA
- the LOC136461648 gene encoding kinesin-like protein KIN-14A isoform X1, with translation MTEPRRLSFRDGRLASRKAEEAALRRHQAAAWLQAMVGSFGLAPYPSEQEFVASLRNGIVLCKAINKLQPGAVAKIITNAPCDSQPLTAFQYFENIRNFLVAVNKLKLPSFEASDLDKDNLDAGTVGKIVDCVISLKSYHEWKQAGGANGPIKYMKSPLAVRSSHIQSENVALGPSPSQKCLYLTEADADTLPFQNVDPNMKEAVEKLQKVIVDSMLSYKENFDQDILKKDPTKLIGAVLANQLGKEQLLSPEKLMVENEPTHCIEHSNSQIENKQLLLQAHETELLDLKKMFQDVKVNFRCLQTQFLDDMAKLGENIQDLSKAALGYNQAVKENRNLYNMLQELRGNIRVFCRIRPLLNSESISSIEHIGTDGSVMVCDPVKPQSARKIFQFNKVFGPTTTQDEVYKETQPLVRSVMDGYNVCIFAYGQTGSGKTHTMCGPSGGLSKDFGINYRALNDLFNISTSREDVKYDIRVQMVEIYNEQVRDLLNENRSSTKLDIRASLNNGLLNLPDAKICPVQSPSDVINLMQLGEKHRASGSTAINHRSSRSHSILTVHVNGKDIAGNVSRSSLHLVDLAGSERVDRSEATGDRLKEAQHINKSLSCLGDVINALAQKNSHIPYRNSKLTQLLQSSLGGNAKTLMFSHISPEAESCAETLSTLKFAQRASTVELGTAHANKESSEIRELKEQVDTLKKALASKELEKSSLKLKENATTSERTKQVLDRTPPRPRRLSLENASSDKARMPERKILKSPRSAMGITHDKECNTDGFRHTNHHESLIKMPVTCAEDLVREEEKIICTVDTVEFCQLPSEVYNLLKQSGLNTPEAAPCRSRNLCTEASCGDAPSTAKLEKIMTGTAVKKGSHLRKSIQSSIGRLIHGTERRNVQHSAQGTPTKITANACHNIASPVTADIRLRRRQSLTGIPPPPSTMSRRSSLGGKSDTSIRNSQTTSACAASKYKPLPFSWIPWPEQGSNDKRGAKTPPPVNSAAKAKR, from the exons ATGACGGAGCCGCGCAGGCTGTCGTTCCGCGACGGCCGCCTCGCGTCGCGGAAGGCGGAGGAAGCAG CATTGAGGCGGCATCAGGCTGCAGCCTGGCTCCAAGCAATGGTGGGCTCCTTCGGCCTGGCCCCTTATCCGTCGGAGCAGGAATTTGTTGCTTCTCTAAGGAATGGCATTGTTCTATGCAAGGCAATCAACAAGTTACAGCCTGGTGCTGTGGCCAAGATTATCACAAATGCCCCCTGCGATAGCCAGCCGTTGACGGCTTTTCAGTATTTCGAGAACATCCGCAACTTCTTAGTTGCTGTGAACAAACTGAAGCTGCCGAGTTTTGAGGCATCTGATTTAGATAAG GACAATCTTGATGCTGGGACAGTGGGCAAGATTGTCGACTGTGTAATTTCATTGAAGTCTTACCATGAATGGAAGCAAGCCGGCGGAGCCAATGGGCCTATCAAGTACATGAAATCACCTCTTGCAGTGCGTTCTTCACATATTCAATCCGAAAATGTTGCTTTGGGACCTTCTCCTTCCCAAAAGTGTCTATACTTGACAGAGGCTGATGCTGACACACtgccatttcaaaatgtagatccTAACATGAAAG AGGCAGTGGAGAAACTTCAGAAAGTTATAGTAGATTCTATGTTGAGTTATAAGGAAAATTTTGACCAAGACATTCTGAAAAAG GATCCAACAAAGCTTATTGGTGCTGTTTTAGCAAATCAGCTGGGAAAAGAACAG CTTTTATCTCCAGAAAAGCTTATGGTGGAGAATGAGCCAACTCATTGTATTGAG CATTCCAACTCACAAATTGAGAACAAACAGTTGCTGTTGCAAGCACATGAAACTGAACTTTTG GACCTCAAGAAAATGTTTCAAGATGTTAAAGTCAACTTCAGGTGTTTGCAGACCCAATTTCTAGATGACATGGCCAAATTAG GTGAAAATATCCAAGATCTTTCCAAAGCTGCCCTTGGTTATAACCAAGCTGTAAAAGAAAACAGAAACTTGTATAACATGCTTCAAGAACTGCGAG GAAATATCCGAGTCTTCTGCCGGATAAGGCCACTTCTTAATTCAGAGTCTATTTCTTCAATCGAACATATTGGAACCGATGGGTCAGTGATGGTCTGTGATCCAGTTAAACCACAAAGTGCACGTAAAATCTTCCAGTTCAACAAAGTTTTTGGGCCAACAACTACTCAAG ATGAGGTGTATAAGGAGACACAACCTTTGGTTAGATCTGTCATGGATGGATATAACGTATGCATATTTGCTTATGGGCAGACAGGTTCCGGCAAAACCCATACAATG TGTGGTCCATCTGGTGGGCTGTCCAAGGATTTTGGAATTAATTACAGAGCCTTGAATGATCTCTTCAACATATCAACTTCTAGAGAGGATGTCAAATATGATATACGGGTGCAGATGGTTGAAATATACAATGAACAAGTTCGTGATCTTCTAAATGAGAACAGATCAAGCACAAA ATTAGATATAAGGGCTTCCTTGAACAATGGTTTATTGAACCTTCCAGATGCAAAGATCTGCCCAGTGCAGTCTCCTTCTGATGTAATCAATTTGATGCAGTTGGGTGAAAAGCACCGAGCTTCCGGATCAACAGCAATAAACCATAGAAGCAGTCGTTCCCACAG TATCTTAACTGTCCATGTAAATGGAAAGGACATTGCTGGCAATGTGAGCCGTAGCAGTTTGCACTTGGTGGATCTTGCAGGAAGCGAAAGGGTTGATAGGTCAGAAGCCACAGGAGACAGATTGAAGGAGGCTCAGCATATTAACAAGTCCCTCTCCTGCCTTGGAGATGTCATCAACGCATTAGCACAGAAGAACTCTCACATTCCTTACAGAAATAGTAAACTCACCCAACTACTACAGAGTTCATTAG GGGGGAATGCAAAAACGCTAATGTTTTCCCACATAAGTCCGGAAGCAGAATCTTGTGCAGAAACCCTTAGTACACTGAAATTTGCTCAGAGGGCTTCTACTGTAGAACTTGGAACTGCACACGCAAACAAAGAAAGCAGTGAAATAAGAGAGCTTAAAGAACAG GTAGACACTCTGAAAAAGGCATTAGCAAGCAAAGAACTGGAAAAATCATCTCTTAAACTGAAGGAAAATGCAACCACAAGTGAGAGAACAAAGCAAGTACTGGATCGCACACCCCCTAGGCCACGGAGATTAAGCCTAGAGAATGCTAGTTCTGATAAAGCCAGGATGCCAGAAAGAAAAATACTGAAATCGCCTCGTTCAGCTATGGGTATAACCCATGACAAGGAATGCAACACTGATGGCTTCCGTCACACCAACCACCACGAATCACTAATAAAG ATGCCAGTGACATGCGCTGAAGATCTTGTTAGAGAGGAGGAGAAGATAATTTGTACAGTTGATACAGTGGAATTTTGTCAGCTACCCTCTGAAGTTTATAATCTACTTAAGCAATCAGGATTAAATACTCCAGAGGCAGCACCATGTAGGTCAAGGAACCTGTGCACTGAAGCAAGTTGCGGTGATGCTCCTTCCACCGCCAAATTGGAGAAAATAATGACAGGTACTGCAGTGAAGAAAGGATCTCATCTAAGGAAGTCAATTCAAAGCAGCATAGGGAGATTGATTCACGGCACTGAAAGAAG GAACGTGCAACATTCAGCACAAGGGACTCCAACTAAAATCACAGCCAACGCGTGCCATAATATTGCCTCCCCAGTTACAGCTGATATTAGGTTAAGGAGAAGACAGTCACTGACAGGTATCCCACCACCGCCGTCAACTATGTCACGCAGATCTTCTCTTGGAGGGAAGTCGGATACAA GTATAAGAAATAGTCAAACCACCAGTGCATGTGCTGCCAGCAAGTACAAGCCACTGCCATTCTCCTGGATC